The genomic region TAGGTTGGGCCTATTTCTCTGGGCGGCCTTTAGAGTTCCTTTCCAATTTGAGCAGCAATTTTcccttaaaaaagaaaaaggagtcCCCCCTCCGTAGCCCTTCCCACATGATGGCTGATGCTATTCAAAGGCAACTTTCTAAGTCACTGCTGCTGTAGCTGCGTTGATCGATCGTCAATGGGCTTCCTTCCCACCCCATATacaatttgttaaaaaagaaagagttattGCATTTGGACGTCTTTCATTCCCGCATATCTTTTGTGTGCTCAAGTTTTACCTAGCTGGGACCTTTTAATCTTGTTGCTAAATCAAATGCCCCAAGTTTTACCTAGTTGGGACCTTTTATTCTTGTAGCTAAATCCAATAGGGTTGTCCGAGGTGGCTTCTTGCTTTACAATTGTAGCTAAATCGAAGCAAGAGAGCGACTTCCTAATTAGAAGGCGTGAATGATAAATGTCAAGGGAGTTAAGCACTGGAAGGCGTGAACGATAAATGTCAAGGGAGTTAAGCACTCGCACGAGTAGTCCCTCAAGAAAAATCGTGACTCTTAACTAAATGCCTTTATCCTTTTGCCGTATTGGTCTTAAATATCCTGTGGCCTTTAACAATTAAGTGCTCAGTAATCAATCAATGGGGCCTAATTTCTCAATATTCTTTAATCCTGCTAGGAGGAGTTTGCCTCTTTCACTTTCGTTCCAATCAACTAAATAAAACATAGCCTCAACATCTGCCTCTCTCTCTTCTACTTtgtgatgaagatgaagagagAAAACAGCTGGGACATCCAACAATACAACATACTTAGGATCACAACCATGTTGgaataccatttattaaagtTATCCATACAGTAATGATTTCTAATATAACATCAGCCTTTGTGTAGCAAGACCAACTGAGGGGTCTTTTCAATATGCTAATTGCAATTTACACCAAAACCGGATGTACAACTAAGAAATACCATGATTTGAAATGACAAAAGTCCAAGAACCACATGAAGAAGCCATCTAGCAGAATGGAATCTAGGGTGAAAAAGAGTCCGTAGAAGCGGGTGAAGCGTGTCCTCgcaaaagaatgaaatatttcCCAATCTTGAAAATCAGCGTTAAGGGTGTTCACTTTACATAAGTGACCGTCAATCACCAGAAGGTTGACCTCTATGTAGAAGATGCAGCACGATCTGACTCTATCATGGATTTGATATAGAATTCACCGGCCTTGTATGAGGACCTCACCATGGGCCCAGATGCTACATACCGAAATCCCTGCCACAGTCAacacattaataaatatattcattgtTTTCTACAGGCTAGCACTTCAGTGTTAAACCATATTAGTCATGAACACACATGTGCAAAAGATTGCATGATAATATGCATCTTGTCCATAATACTTAAATGTTACTAGTAAAAGAAACGTCTAGGTTACTGTTCTGAAGACCAAAGCAGTATATGCAACTCAAGCAGATAACTAGTTGGCTTCAACAAGAGTCTCAAGTTCTCAACTATCACTAATTTTCTCTATTATTCTAATGAAAAATGTTACATCACAACTTATCCCACAAGGAACACATTGAATGTGAACCTAAAACCATTTCTTAAGGTGAAAAGTTTAGCAAGGGAAGAAACAAGTTACATAACATGGAGGAACTAAGAACAATTAATAGTGTGGTAGCACCTAGAATTGGCTAGTCCtactttacaaaaataaaatataaactaccATACTCTAATAATAATCTGCAAAAGCAACGTATGCCTAGAGCGCAGCAAGTAAATAAATcagaaaacaaagagaaggaGGGGATAGAATATCAGTCTAGTAACTCATGTTAGACTTAGTCCTGGCATATATGAATACTATCCAGAATTTCAGATTTTAATAGCATTGAGAAACACCACATATTCCTGCAACTAAGAAAACAATACATGTCAAAAATTGACTAAAAGAGTGCTACTAGATGTTGCCTGTCACCCTTCATAtcattataacaaaaaaaccattataaattaaagataaaGAAGAGCGACAAACCATTTGCATGCCTAGAGTCCGATACTTCTCAAAGGCTTCAGGAGTTATGTACTCTGACACCGGCATGTGACGCTTTGATGGTCGCATGTACTGACCAAATGTCATGACATCAACACCAGCTGCCCTGACTTTCTCCATAGTTTTTACTACTTGGTCAGGTGTTTCTCCACATCCCAACATTATTGAAGTTTTGGTGAGTGTACCTGGTGGGGCATAGTCTTTTGCCATCACTAGGACATCCAGGGATTGCTTGAAGTTAGCACGGTGATCACGAACTACACTCTGAAGCTCCTCAACAGTTTCAATATTGTGTGCAAAAACATCTAACCCAGATTTAGCAACTTTTTCGACACAGCCAGAGTTTCCGCGAAAATCAGGAACTGCAATTTGAGAATAACATGGTCAACAAGCAAGCAGTTCAAAGTACAAATTTTCCTTGCTCATTATCAGACAATCACTTATTCACAAACTTCGTGTGGGACTAGTACTTTGCATTTCCCATCTCATGGAAAACCCTTTTCGCTCCGGTTAGACTTATCCCCCTCTAGGGGGATTTTAGTGATAGGTTCTATAGGAACTGGACGATCCTATTTGGTCAAATACCTAGTGACAAACTCCAATGTTCCTTTCATTACGGTATTTCTTGCTTTCATGTCAAATCACATATCAATGAACCAACATTATAGTGAGAAAGGCAACCGACATAGACTTTTTAGGTTACAGAAAATGCTGGTTGAACATAATCGGTATGCTTGCATTTGCAGTATGCATTAGGTGTGACCTTTTCCTGAAGAAGAATAGGTTTCCATGTAAAAGCTGTAAGATAAGGaatcaacaatttaatttggataTGCAGGAGTGGCCAGTCTTCCAGTGGAAAAACTGGAAGGTAGCTTGAAGAAACTCCAATTTGGGTGAAAATATAGAATGATCATAAATTCTCTAAAGATAACTCCAACAGTTAGTCCAGCTCCGCATACTGGTGAAACAATAGTAGCTTGTGCAATTCGAGCTTCTGCTTCAAATCATCTCCAAAATATTTACAgatgtaattatgcaaaatcatcatattcccaaatttaaaaaaaagtaggtATAGCTGGCTTCAGCATCTTAAGTTTTTACTAAAGCTATAGAAACACTTTGAGAAATACCTAAAGCTTCTATAAGCATAGCTGGCTTCAGCGTCTTAAGTTTCTGCACCGTCTCTGCAAAATGACCACTTCCTTGATCAGGTAAATCATCACGATCAACACTAGTAATCACCACGTAATCCAAACCCCATGAAGCTATTGCCTCAGCAACATTTGTGGGCTCATTTGGATCAGGAGGAGGCGGAGTGCGTGATGTCTTTACATTGCAAAatctgaagaaaaacaaatcataaaaaggTCACTAATTCGAGGATTCTTAAAATTTCGATGTCTTCTGGGAAGGAGTGACTCAACTCTCATACTAAAGAGTAGACTGAAAAGGTTCTTTGTTATTGAATTCAGAGAAACATGTCCAATAGAAACAGCTTAAGctctatatttataatgtctACTTTATTGAAAACAAAGTGTATTGTTAGTTGTCATTGATAGAAAATGGTGGTGTCGACCAGTACCACAAACATTGGACTTCCCTTAATGAGACTCTTCTCAGCAATTGATAACATATGACTTTGGGAGATTTCCATCTTACTCCAAtggtattaattaaaaagacatTATTCATCCTATCATGTCTGTCTCTACTTTATTTGTGTACTACAGCACCAAGATCAACTTTCATGCAACAAAGAACTAGACCAGGTTAAAACCCTCATAAGAAAAGATAAGGGAGAATAAATTGTAACCCTTCCTTCGTTCACCTTAGAACAGCTCCATTGATGTGCATCTCCGCAGGAAAGATAAGGGAGGATAAATTATGTCACAGACTGATATAACCCATCACTCACAACATTCGCATTTTCACGCAGGCAAATCTCAACAAAAGCAACCAACAAAAGCTAAACCAATCATTTCCTACTTCAAATGATAAATCACTCAACAAATAACAGGAGCCAATCTAAAAACAGTTGAAAATGCAAAGATTACCTGCAGCCGCGAGTACAAGTATCACCAAGAATCATAATGGTGGCAGTTGCAGTTCCCGTCTCACCTCCAGACCAACACTCCCCCAAATTAGGGCACTTAGCCTCCTCACAAACGGTATGTAATTTCAAGTCCCTCAATTTTCTCTTGATCTGAGTGTACTTTTCCCCACCGGGGATGGACTCCTTCATCCATTTGGGCTTGGGCAACGGCTTCTTCTTGGTGCCAACCTCGACGGAATAAGAATGGTCGGACTGGAGCTTGATGAAGTGGGCCAAGGTGGGGGATTCAGCAGCAAGGCGGCGGCGCAAGCCATCAAGGGTTGGTGGGTAATTCTGGAAATCGGAGTGGGGAGGTGATGGGGTGGGGGTGGTTGAGAAAAATTGGGTGAATCGAGAGAGAAGGAAGAGGGAGGATTTGGATGTGAAGGATCGAGTGGCCAGGGAATTCATTTTCCTCTCCGATTCACACTTTTCCTCTCTATtatctgttttctttttctttcggATTTTCAGAATCTGACCATCACAACTTCCCtccaattttctctttttctattcATAATCTTCCTTTATTGCTATTTCACAACATttctacttaatttttttatttgttattattaaattatttatattataaactcacaaataaatacagaaattatgattatttgaaGGTTTAATGGTTGTTTTATGACTgttaaccaaaaataaaataaatggatgaATTGAGGAGTGAAGGTGCGATTTTAGCTGAAACAGTATGTTATTGGAGTGTAACTAAAGAAACGAACATTAAAACACGTTTTCCACAGCTCTCTCTTCTTGTTTATCATTTCTCTCCCAAAgccaaaatcaagaattgaagACGACTCCAATCttcacatacatacatacatacccACGATCATCTCTGACTTGATATTGAGAGCCATGTCTTCGGCGGGTGTTCCGGATGGCGGTGAATGAGAGCCATGTCTTCGGCGGGTGTTCCGGATGGCGGTGAAGCCGCCTCCGCTGCCGCTGTTCCTCGACAATACTTCTGTTACCAATGCGAGCGCCAGGTCACCATCGCTCCTCCACTCTCACCCACTGCCGAACTCGTCTGCCCCGATTGTCAAGGCGGTTTTCTAGAAGAATCTGAAACTGCGCCCCCCTCAAACCCTGAAAATCCCATCTCTAACCCTTTTCTCCCCGACAATTTCCCTTCCTTGGGCGGATTCCCCATCATCTTTTCCTCTGCCCCCGGAGCTTCCGCATTTTCCGTCTCCTCTGGTGGCGGAGGCGGTGGATTTGACGATCTCTCAGCTCTTTTTGGACCCCGATCTCCCAATGAATTTAATCCCTTTGCCTTTCTTAATAACTATATCAATAATCTTCAGGCCAGGGGAGCAAACATCCAGCTTGTTTTTGAATCGCCTGGCGGTGGTGGAATGAGCGGCTCAGGGGTTGATTTTCGGCTTCCGATGAATTTGGGGGATTATTTTATTGGGCCTGGTCTGGAGCAATTGATTCAGCAACTTGCGGAGAATGATCCAAATCGTTATGGGACGCCACCTGCCTCAAAGTCAGCAGTCGAGGGATTGCCTGATATAAAGATTACTGAGGAAATGTTAGCTTCAGATTCTTCACAATGCGCTGTGTGCAAAGATAGCTTTGAGTTAAATGAGGAGGCAAAGCAGATGCCTTGCAAGCATATTTACCATAAAGATTGTATCCTGCCTTGGCTTGAGTTGCATAATTCTTGCCCCGTTTGTAGGTATGAGCTGCCTACTGATGATCCTGATTATGAAAATCGAAGGACAGGACAGACAAATGATAATAGTAGTAGGAACAGTGGCAATACTAGTTTGGGTTTTGGGGCTGGTGGTGGTTATCAGGATAGTGGGGATAATAATAACAGTTCGCTGACGCCGAGGACTATGGAAAGGAGGTTTAGGATATCAGTCCCATGGCTTTTAAGGGGGCTTGGTTCACCAGCCGAGACGAGCAGTACTGGGGGAGGAGGAGCTGTGAATAATGATGGAGGTAATAGCAACACCAACAACAGTGATAGTGTAGCATCCAATACTGGCTCAGGTAGAGGAGGTCAGGCTAGAGAGGAGGACCTCGACTGAAGTATGTTGTTGCtgtattataattactttgcTTCATTTTCATGATTGAGGTGATTTACTGCTTTTACTGTGATTTCATGTAACCTTTTAATCCAATGCTTTAACATACGACGGAAATGaggagaaaattttgattttcatatGGACAACATGGTTGTTTATTTACATTTCTTAAGTAAAATTTATGCCTAAAATTGGACGTCTCTAGGGAAAATTGGTTTATGGCCTGCAATTTCGAGCAATGATAAGGAAAATGTGTATGTTGACCCATATTGACTTGCATTGTGAGGGTGAGACATGTATCAGAAGATCTTCAATGTTGGGATTTATGAGCAAACTAGAAATTCATGCAATCAAGTGATCAACTGCCATCAATTTGCTGAGAATTATGGTTGTGTTGCAACTGGAATGGTAAAATATTCCTCTGTGCTTGAACTACTGATCACTTGTATCAGTGGAcagcatattttctttattacagCATAGTCTATTAATCTTTGAGCACTCTGAATGATCCACTCACTTGGGCTTGATTGCTCTTGTATTACATAAAACATGTTTTTGACCTGTGCTACGAATCTTCTTCCTTGTGGCCATTTCCAGTGTCCAGCTAGAATAGCAAACTTAACTTGAGTTTTGAACTTTCTGATTATATCATGCATTTCAATGATGGTCCACTACCAACTATTATAGGATGAATATCCATAAAGCCTTGATTTGTGATTGGTTTAGATGTTTCTTTGCAGCAGATAATATACTGTTGATGATACTAGCTGCTGTAATTCGCATTTACTAGGTTAAGAATTTCTGCCGAAAAACTGGGATGATAATGCTCTGCTCTTTATGAAGGATTTTCTGTGCTAGCTCTGGAATATAGCCTTAAAATGGCAAAAATTCGTCAGACCTTGAAAAGGGATTGTGTATCATGCCTTTAATTTTACCAGGAGGTGAACgattaaatgtatttctaTTCAGAATTAGAAAATGATCATTCTTTATGCCGATCATTAGCTTATGCATTTTTAGAACTCCAACCAGATCTGCTTTTATTAATGATTCCAGTTAGGGTTTTTGGTGTTAGGCAATTGTGGAGTTTGGGGTTTGaacatttttcactttttcgcAATGGATGAGAATTACGGTGCTCTCTAAATTGGTGTTTCTTCAGTTGCTAATTGCATATTTTCGGAGAATTTTGGGGCATGGTTATGTAATGTAATGGTAAATGGAGAAGTTGGGGTATACTACTGGGCTGGTTGGAATGGAGGACTAGAATTCATTGAGTACTTGACTcgtgtcttttctttttatctttttttccccttgGGGACTCTTACCTTCAAAAAGTAGAGCGCAGGTCGGACTGCAGGGAGCTCTGTGAAATGGGGGCTTCCAATATTTATTGGATATTTTTGCAAGTGATGAGAAGTTTGAGTGGGAACTTGTTGAAGattgtatttgtttgttaataaGCAATGGAGTTTGTTGTTGCATGTTATGGGTGAAATTATGAGCTTGGAACCTTTGATTTATAGACTTATAATGAGGTGGGTGAATTGTCGGTGTTGCACCAACGTACATAAGTATTAGGTAGGTTGTGTGAAGCGGAATGATAATGGAAGGGGAAGATTATAAGGAaagggtaaaagaaaaaaggcgATAGCAGCATAGCTGATAATTTGTGTAGGTGTTGGTAGTAAACAACAACTAGGCAAAATTGTTGAATAGGTAATGTGCTCCGTCACCTTCCATACTGCCTACTGCTGACTTAACAAAAACGAAAAAAGGAATTACTTATTAATATCATTCGACGAACGGTTCTAATAACCACTCATACCTCTCCATTCATCTCATTATCTCATAGCAAAGGAtccacataaaataatataaacttatCATGAATATAAAAGTCCTAGCCAGACGAAGAAGCTATCAGCTACTGTGGCCGCTCTTTGCTTACTAAATCATTTATGTCTGGGATGGTTGCAGTAACTGAACACTTTGAGTTGGAAGACCTGAAAAAGAGATGTGATTCTGTTGCTTTTTGGGAGAATCAGTTGGATACTTGTGGAAACCTTGTTTTGCAGGAGGATATTGTCTATACATATGCAGTTTGGAACTgcaattgaggagtacaaatAAAGGGAAGCTGCATTTGTATAAATAAGCCTAATCCAGAGTTTGCACTTAAATTTAGCATACATCTCATACCAAAACTTACTACTGTATCCTACCTTAGTCTTAGACATAAGCATTAGCAAGACGAAGGCCGATTACCTAATTAAGCAATGCTGaaacaaatacaatttcaACTGTCTATACCGCCTAAATAACAAGACTGCCATTCCCAATAGTCGTTGCTGATGGCAGGGTgagaaagaaacaataaaTGGAATATTCCTAACTAGTTCTGCTAAGTACACAACTGGctaaggaaaatgaaaaaagaagtgAGAGAAAGGGGAAAGTCTTGATGGGGCTCTACCTTCTTCATTGAAATTTAGAGTCAGCTTCAGGAAACCATGTACAGGTATAAAGAAATGGGTTGACGAAGAACATCTGTTGATCAAAACCAAGTATGTCCGAGATTAGTCTTTGATCAGTGGTCATGAGGGTGTTCGGATATCACCTTCACAGAACCTCCATGATCCATCATCCTGCCTCTTCAGAAGATACCGTATTTTATATGGGCTGCAAACAAATTGGATATTGTAATGTCAAGTCCCAGAAGGGAACAGATAAACATGATGTACCATATGAACATTACAATGGTCACTTGGGGTAACTAAGCAATACATGCCTTTTGCAACAAGCACTTGATGTTCTCAGTTTTCAAACTGACCACAAAAGTGAATAGTGccataattcaaatataacgATTCCACCTGAAGGATAATACCACTAGCCACATGTATTAAAGCAAGAGAAAATGTGTCActtaaaattctcatttttgaaagaagaaaatgtcTTATTTTCCCTTCAACTGCacccaaacaaacaaaaattagaaaagaaaaaaggggggaaaaaagagaagacaaATGTATATGAGCtgtaaaaattttgaacttatgCAAGAAGCAGTCATGTTATTTGCCTGATTTTCGCAATGGCCAACAAAGTTATAGACCTGATAAGCCTCATGCTGAATATTGGTCATTATTATAGACACGAGGTGCTCCCTCCAACCACGTTCACTAATGCACCTTATACCAAAAGATCGACGATAAGGACTGCTAAATAAACTTACCCATTTTGAGACGTAGccaaaagaccaaaaaaagTGACTATAGCATAGCTTCAAGTACTCATCATGACTAAGGATTTTTTATTACCTGTAGTAAGTTGGATTTTTAGGCTGGGTTTCATCTACAAGTTCAGCCGCCTCCTCCAAAAGAACTTCTATTTCTGCCATTTCCCTTCCAGTCCCATCTTTCAATATGTCCGCATGTACGACTGTCAATTGCAACAAAACGAATCTCCAAAAACAAGACCTTGCTTTTGCTGCATCAGCCAATGCTTGCCACTACAAAATATCCATTTTCTGAAGTTAATGAGAAGCATAGCTGGTAATAAAACAGTTTCAGTTACCAATATGTGATGGACTCCAAATTTCATAATCAATATTAGTTTTTCCACCTGGCCTAAAAGTTAAGGAACTCAAAGTAACTTAGACCAAAAGTCCTGTATTCCAGACATCAGTGTTATAAAAGGTATAGATAAGTTATTAGCATTTTCCTCTTCAAGATTAGTTATATATTGGACTGAACAATAGTGGTATGAAATGGAAATATCATGGGTTAACATGAAATACTTATTAAGTTTTACTGGAGGCTGAAAGTGATGGAGCACAATTGAAGTGTGAAAACCAGAGATTTAAAATACTTGAACGGGTGAACTTACAAATATCCTGCTAGGGAAATAATGCTAAACAAAAAGACCAATGCTTCACAACAATCAGGAAATGGATCTCACCTGAACAAGCATTGAtccttcaagaatttcaaaaagGCAGTGAATATCATGGTCAGGCCCAAGTGCTTCAGCTTTGATTGCTTGCCATCTCTTGACAAGAGTCTCAGCATCTTCAACCGGCATCGGCTGCCTATATGTTGATATGATTGGAGATGAAAAGCCAGAAGAGAGCGAAGCAGTTTGCAGATCTGCAGATTCTGGGCAGTCTTCAGACTGCATTTTAACGATTGATAGGACTTTCTTGAGCTTTCTCATAATACCATTTTGCTTACTTGTTGCACGTCTGTAACTTGGATCGGTAGAAGAATCAGTCCACATAGGGGAGCTTGCTTCAATTTTTCGTTCACCCATCCTCCATCTAGATATCTTTCCTATTCTCCAAACTTGCATGTTAATTACTTTGCATACAGCAACCAAGATGCAGCCCAATGCTGTAGCATACATCGTCTTTCCAAGCACATGACTGAAGCCCAACCAAAATTTCCAGGCTCCACCCTGCTTAGAACCTAAAGTTCTTTTAAATTGGATAGATGGTGAACAACCAACATTGCTTCCACTAATGGCCTTGGCCTCTATCagataattttgcaaattagGAGGGGCAAGCTGCTTGACAGCTGGGCCAAGATGCCTTGAAGACTCTGTGCTTGAAACTGGCTCTCCATCTCGTTGATCCAGTAGAAGAGCACCAACAATTGATCTGTGCCTATTGGTGGATGAAGCTGGAGGAGCTCTTTTATTCTGTCTGTTTCCAGAAGGTCTTTTTTCACCAATAAAGAAGTCGGCCTATAATTGCTactaaaatttagtatttgaTAGAGGAAATTAAGAACTCTATTCATTTGGATGGGTAGCATTAAAAGCTTTTACCAAAGATGGGGAACAATCCTGGGTATCTGGAAACAAGCCAAGCACAGATTCTTTCAACCATGTTTCCTAGAAACACGAAACACATAGTTACTCAGAACTATCAGACGTGCTTGAACAGTAAGCATCACAGGTGGAACTTTAAATCTATAATATGCAGACACAATATAATGAGCAATGGAAATTGTAAGTATAACTGTGCGCATGATCAAAGGAAATTGACTTAATGAACTTACTGGTAAGATTAGGACATGCTGCATGGAGGTGACTTTGAATCTACTATGGATAGGATAGCTATATAATGGATTCAAAATTGAGGAAGCAGCATGGTAACCCCGGTTAAATCTTCCAAGTATCAACGTCTATACCTAGAGAAAGATTATTGGAAAGGCGATAGgccaattttctatttttttttattttttacttttttctgtTCAAGGAATTGCGAAGATTAACTGCCTCAgttaaagaaaaggaaataaggAAGACTTATGGAAAACATCTGTATCTTTTTGTAAGTTATCTTGCCTAAATAGAAGACGGCTTCTTTTTAAACGGCAACAAAGGATTCTTAATTCTGCATAAAGACAAATTCGCTAGGGGATTAATGAGTTCTGTGGGGATAATCCTGAACAAACAGCTATTAGCgaattttcccttttctttttctttcaacattttttccatttttctttgtgtgTTGGAGGGTTGGGGGAGTTTGTAAAGAACTGCTACTTATCTTTGCCTCTACATATGGATGaaacattaattttgtaataacaGGGAAATCTACCAGAGGTTTATCTGCACCCGGAGCTTCTCTGGTTTCTTTGATTTGCAGTGAATTTTGTGAACTAGGTCTTGAATTGAGTTCAAGCTTCCTTAGTCTTTCAACAGCTGTTGCTTCATCACCCTGGAAAATGAGACCTAAGGTTTCCTCACTGCTGGTTTagaaaaggggaaaaagaaaagaaagaaagagaacaaATGCcacaaagaagaaagaaggcAAGGGAGAGGTATACCTGCCCAAGTAGGAAAGAACAAAAGGCCTcctcaaattttaaatcaatgcCTTCTGAAGCTATTAAACATTCACAGATTGACTTTGCCTTGTTAATCTACACAAAAGTGATGGAATCAAATGATGAGTAGAAACAAAATGGTAcattctttctctctctctctctctctctatatatatatatatatataatataatttgtattgaCACTCACACTCAGGTACAGCACTTCAAAAggcaaaaagataaaaaaagacaTTGTGGAGATGTCTCCAAATCATATATTGTCAGTCAGAAATGACAAATTTTTAAGCCAAAACTTAAACATGGCTGCAACGtgattaaatatatcttaCCAGGCCTGTTTGCTTGCCTGAAAATCCAAGGGCTATATGAGCTAACAACACCACATAGAAGCTATTGAAATCAATGACAATTCTTTGATTCTGCGATTCGAGCGACTTTCTATTCTTCCTTGTAAGAGCTAAACTATCCCAAGGTACAAGTTCAACTATTTCCGTAGCCATGAGTTTTTTAAGTGCTTGATTCAGAAAGCAAGGCCAGTCTTGAACTTGGCATGAAATTTCAACATCCAGACCCTGTCTCAGCAATTCACGTAGAGATCCAATTGCACCAAGTCTTCTTTCAGCATTTTCAGGTGTATGAGGCATTCCCAACAGATCCAATGTGCAGGCTGGAGCAAGCTCTTTCAAAGACTCTTCTATCTAGATGCAATATTTGAACACAACTTATTTGAGTAGTACGTAATCATCCAATTGAAGAATAAGTAAGCAACAATCACAAGCAAAGTTGAGACAATGAGGATTAGCATTTGAAAATCTCCAACCTGATCGAGAAAATCAAAAGCCCGAAAAACCTAATAAATCCATATATATGGTTGACAAAACAGGTGAAAAGCATACATGTCTTTTTTTCCCATTAAAACAGAAGAGCCCTTTCTTGAGTTAAATGGT from Sesamum indicum cultivar Zhongzhi No. 13 linkage group LG3, S_indicum_v1.0, whole genome shotgun sequence harbors:
- the LOC105157357 gene encoding plastid division protein CDP1, chloroplastic; this translates as MANIHTLVASVNKLYLSTDTTNKLHCYDTFDAFARRRSDHKKRKSCNFDYLSGGPARVSGVGHSWRLSAATELPVVQESSSKNINGPNQAPCIEIPVTCYQIIGVHDQAEKDEIVKSVNDLRNAEIEEGYTKDAVNSRQALLMDVMNKLLFEPEYAGNFKDKQPPRSSLKILWAWLPGALCLLQEVGEEKIVLEIGREALQHPESKPFAHDLHLSMALAECAIAKVGFEKNNIAQGFEALFHAQFLLRSKISLAKMMLLSQIEESLKELAPACTLDLLGMPHTPENAERRLGAIGSLRELLRQGLDVEISCQVQDWPCFLNQALKKLMATEIVELVPWDSLALTRKNRKSLESQNQRIVIDFNSFYVVLLAHIALGFSGKQTGLINKAKSICECLIASEGIDLKFEEAFCSFLLGQGDEATAVERLRKLELNSRPSSQNSLQIKETREAPGADKPLETWLKESVLGLFPDTQDCSPSLADFFIGEKRPSGNRQNKRAPPASSTNRHRSIVGALLLDQRDGEPVSSTESSRHLGPAVKQLAPPNLQNYLIEAKAISGSNVGCSPSIQFKRTLGSKQGGAWKFWLGFSHVLGKTMYATALGCILVAVCKVINMQVWRIGKISRWRMGERKIEASSPMWTDSSTDPSYRRATSKQNGIMRKLKKVLSIVKMQSEDCPESADLQTASLSSGFSSPIISTYRQPMPVEDAETLVKRWQAIKAEALGPDHDIHCLFEILEGSMLVQWQALADAAKARSCFWRFVLLQLTVVHADILKDGTGREMAEIEVLLEEAAELVDETQPKNPTYYSPYKIRYLLKRQDDGSWRFCEGDIRTPS
- the LOC105157355 gene encoding lipoyl synthase 2, mitochondrial, with protein sequence MNSLATRSFTSKSSLFLLSRFTQFFSTTPTPSPPHSDFQNYPPTLDGLRRRLAAESPTLAHFIKLQSDHSYSVEVGTKKKPLPKPKWMKESIPGGEKYTQIKRKLRDLKLHTVCEEAKCPNLGECWSGGETGTATATIMILGDTCTRGCRFCNVKTSRTPPPPDPNEPTNVAEAIASWGLDYVVITSVDRDDLPDQGSGHFAETVQKLKTLKPAMLIEALVPDFRGNSGCVEKVAKSGLDVFAHNIETVEELQSVVRDHRANFKQSLDVLVMAKDYAPPGTLTKTSIMLGCGETPDQVVKTMEKVRAAGVDVMTFGQYMRPSKRHMPVSEYITPEAFEKYRTLGMQMGFRYVASGPMVRSSYKAGEFYIKSMIESDRAASST
- the LOC105157356 gene encoding E3 ubiquitin-protein ligase RING1-like, encoding MSSAGVPDGGEAASAAAVPRQYFCYQCERQVTIAPPLSPTAELVCPDCQGGFLEESETAPPSNPENPISNPFLPDNFPSLGGFPIIFSSAPGASAFSVSSGGGGGGFDDLSALFGPRSPNEFNPFAFLNNYINNLQARGANIQLVFESPGGGGMSGSGVDFRLPMNLGDYFIGPGLEQLIQQLAENDPNRYGTPPASKSAVEGLPDIKITEEMLASDSSQCAVCKDSFELNEEAKQMPCKHIYHKDCILPWLELHNSCPVCRYELPTDDPDYENRRTGQTNDNSSRNSGNTSLGFGAGGGYQDSGDNNNSSLTPRTMERRFRISVPWLLRGLGSPAETSSTGGGGAVNNDGGNSNTNNSDSVASNTGSGRGGQAREEDLD